A DNA window from Cytophagales bacterium contains the following coding sequences:
- a CDS encoding N-6 DNA methylase: MEIVTISIPEGKIKDYIDGTFRKDTQEEYVRQNILKRLVNELGYPKELIQVEIGIKIGSNKPRIDIAIFPKDCTVFEQEKIKIIIECKKENIKPSDKKEGIEQLKSYMSSCANSEWGMWTNGKEKEVFRKVVNSKGEIEFFEYSDIPEFDTDIHEDDRPKRGKQRKAVADNLLFTFKRCHNFIYAFEGFQKQPAFFELLKIIFCKIEDEKNVLSDIEFFVTPKERNSIDGQLSVAKRIDKIFKKVKDKYKLIFELNDKINFKDTRTLTFIVGELQDYDLLKTNIDVKGKAYEEIVGANLRGDRGEFFTPRNVMKMTVEMINPKPNEKVLDSSCGTGGFLVQAMTLVIQQIELKIEKQLNKPKGKWTENERQIATDLIRETAAKNFFGFDINPDLVKATQMNMVMNNDGSGNIMRCNSLLPPHEWDYEFKNDLADAFGISTDDITNHNKIGLFDVIVTNPPFGSKIPIIDQNILSQFEIAKGFNSVPPEQLFVERCLQFLKPGGRLAIVLPDSILGNPGLAHIRKWLIENTKIIASVDLHVDTFQPGNGTQTSVLIVQKKTNDDKYTSQHENYEVFMTMVEKVGHDKRGVNIYQRDKDGKVLYFAKQYITETGDIETVEEREFDDQTKLVANVFSEWKKEQGIVW; encoded by the coding sequence ATAGAAATAGTAACTATTTCAATTCCAGAAGGAAAAATTAAAGATTATATTGACGGTACATTTCGTAAAGATACACAGGAAGAGTATGTACGTCAAAATATTCTGAAACGACTTGTAAATGAGTTAGGTTATCCAAAAGAACTCATACAAGTTGAGATAGGTATAAAAATAGGTTCAAACAAACCAAGAATCGATATTGCCATTTTTCCAAAAGATTGTACAGTATTTGAACAAGAAAAGATAAAAATAATAATAGAATGTAAAAAAGAAAACATAAAACCATCCGACAAAAAAGAAGGAATAGAACAATTAAAATCTTATATGTCATCTTGTGCCAATTCCGAGTGGGGTATGTGGACAAATGGTAAAGAGAAGGAAGTTTTTCGTAAAGTTGTTAATTCAAAAGGAGAAATAGAATTTTTTGAATATAGCGACATACCTGAATTTGATACAGATATACACGAAGACGACAGACCTAAACGCGGAAAACAAAGAAAAGCGGTTGCCGATAATTTACTTTTTACTTTTAAACGTTGCCATAACTTTATTTATGCTTTTGAAGGTTTTCAAAAACAACCTGCGTTTTTCGAACTTCTTAAAATAATCTTCTGCAAAATTGAAGACGAAAAAAATGTACTTTCCGATATAGAATTTTTTGTAACACCCAAAGAACGTAATAGCATAGACGGTCAATTATCAGTGGCAAAGCGTATAGACAAAATATTTAAAAAAGTTAAAGATAAATATAAACTCATTTTTGAACTAAACGACAAAATAAATTTCAAAGACACAAGAACACTTACTTTTATTGTCGGTGAATTACAAGATTACGATTTACTTAAAACAAACATTGATGTAAAAGGAAAGGCATATGAAGAAATAGTCGGCGCAAATTTACGTGGTGATAGGGGAGAATTTTTTACCCCCCGCAATGTAATGAAAATGACCGTAGAAATGATAAATCCAAAACCAAATGAAAAAGTTTTAGATAGTAGTTGCGGTACAGGTGGATTTTTAGTTCAGGCAATGACATTAGTTATTCAACAAATTGAGTTAAAAATTGAAAAGCAACTAAATAAGCCAAAAGGTAAATGGACAGAAAATGAAAGACAGATAGCAACTGATTTAATTAGAGAAACCGCAGCAAAAAATTTCTTTGGTTTTGATATTAACCCTGATTTAGTAAAAGCAACCCAAATGAATATGGTAATGAATAACGACGGTAGCGGTAATATTATGCGTTGTAATTCATTACTACCGCCGCATGAGTGGGATTATGAATTTAAAAATGATTTAGCCGATGCTTTTGGAATAAGCACTGATGATATTACAAACCACAATAAAATCGGCTTATTTGATGTAATTGTTACAAATCCGCCTTTCGGCAGTAAAATACCGATTATTGACCAAAATATTTTATCGCAATTTGAAATTGCAAAAGGTTTCAATTCAGTACCACCTGAGCAACTTTTTGTTGAACGTTGTCTGCAATTTTTAAAGCCAGGCGGTAGGTTAGCAATTGTTTTACCCGATAGCATATTAGGAAACCCCGGACTTGCCCATATTAGAAAATGGTTGATTGAAAACACTAAAATTATTGCAAGTGTTGATTTACACGTGGATACATTCCAACCAGGAAACGGAACGCAAACCTCTGTTTTAATCGTACAGAAAAAAACAAATGATGATAAATATACTTCGCAACACGAAAATTATGAAGTTTTTATGACAATGGTTGAAAAAGTAGGGCATGATAAACGTGGCGTAAATATTTACCAAAGAGATAAAGACGGTAAAGTTTTGTACTTTGCTAAACAATATATAACTGAAACCGGCGATATTGAAACAGTTGAAGAACGAGAATTTGACGACCAAACAAAATTAGTTGCAAACGTATTTAGTGAATGGAAAAAAGAACAGGGAATAGTATGGTAG
- a CDS encoding restriction endonuclease subunit S: MEKRTGNSMVAQELKYLSISIKEIIENGYRLEAGAYNFKARLAKETLKKCKYPVVNLWSDKGLISNASYPLRFKRKYVDSLVGVPMFLPSQMVLISPKPTKFISKKYSKNIEILKVKKGMLLLSRSGTIGKTTIVNETFSNTVFSDDVIRILPKSTYDLGYIYAYLNSNFGSTILSSNKYGAVIQHIEPEHLCNVLIPNPPDEIKQKIHDLIMQSFDLRDQYNELLNRAEKIIYEELKLVPIENLKLKYFDETVDLKNYSVPLNKLDFRFDASYHLPLISEIISTLKKNAKEIRKLSSLAIDITMPGIFKRNYVEADSGVAFLGTNDILQLSPKIDKYLSIDTHKKLIEKQLSVKENTLLITDRGTIGNVILVPKYYETENWVVSQNAIRVIANNNIIGYIFIFLNSEFSKTLIKRETYGAVIDMIDSDNVAEILIPTLNNSDKQKEINDLALQANEIRTKAFEKEKEGIKLLTDLVINVN; encoded by the coding sequence ATGGAAAAAAGAACAGGGAATAGTATGGTAGCACAAGAATTAAAATACCTTTCAATAAGCATAAAAGAAATTATTGAAAACGGCTATCGTTTAGAAGCCGGCGCATATAATTTTAAGGCACGATTGGCAAAAGAAACTCTAAAAAAATGTAAATATCCTGTTGTAAATCTTTGGTCAGATAAAGGTTTAATAAGTAATGCAAGTTACCCTCTAAGATTTAAAAGAAAATATGTTGATAGTCTTGTGGGTGTGCCTATGTTTTTACCTTCTCAAATGGTACTAATTTCTCCAAAACCGACAAAATTTATTTCAAAGAAATATTCAAAGAATATAGAAATACTGAAAGTAAAAAAAGGAATGTTATTATTATCCAGGTCAGGTACGATTGGTAAAACTACAATTGTTAATGAAACATTTAGTAATACTGTTTTTTCTGATGATGTAATTAGAATTTTACCAAAAAGTACTTATGATTTAGGGTACATTTACGCATATCTAAACTCAAATTTTGGTTCAACAATTTTATCATCAAACAAATATGGTGCTGTTATTCAACATATTGAGCCAGAACATTTATGCAATGTATTAATTCCCAATCCACCTGATGAGATTAAACAAAAAATACATGATTTAATAATGCAATCGTTTGATTTGCGTGACCAGTACAACGAATTGTTAAATAGAGCCGAGAAAATTATATATGAAGAATTGAAATTAGTACCTATTGAAAATCTTAAACTGAAATATTTTGATGAAACTGTTGACTTAAAAAATTATTCAGTTCCTCTAAACAAATTAGATTTTAGATTTGATGCATCTTATCATTTACCACTTATATCGGAAATAATAAGCACACTTAAGAAAAACGCTAAAGAAATTAGAAAACTCAGTTCATTAGCAATAGATATTACAATGCCCGGAATTTTTAAACGTAATTATGTAGAAGCAGATAGTGGTGTTGCATTTCTTGGTACTAATGATATTTTACAACTTTCACCAAAAATTGACAAATATCTATCTATTGATACCCATAAAAAATTAATTGAAAAACAGTTGTCTGTAAAAGAAAATACATTATTAATTACTGACAGGGGGACAATAGGAAATGTTATTTTAGTCCCTAAATATTATGAAACAGAAAATTGGGTTGTAAGTCAAAACGCAATAAGAGTAATAGCAAATAACAATATAATTGGATATATTTTCATATTTTTAAATAGTGAATTTAGTAAAACGCTAATAAAACGAGAAACATACGGTGCTGTAATTGATATGATTGATTCTGATAATGTAGCAGAAATTCTAATACCAACACTAAATAATTCAGATAAACAAAAAGAAATAAACGATTTAGCATTGCAAGCAAATGAAATTCGTACCAAAGCGTTTGAAAAAGAAAAAGAAGGAATAAAATTATTAACTGATTTAGTAATAAACGTAAATTAA